In Pikeienuella piscinae, the sequence TCCCCATACCCCGCTCGCGTCAGCGGGAACGAGTATGTTACATCGTTTCAGCAAGGCGTGACGAATTCGGATGGATGCAAGGTTGTCGAAGAACTCAAACGTGGTGACGGCGATCCAGCGCGAAACGGGAGCTGCGCGTTCTTCACTCAAGAGTGGCCTCGATGTCCTGCAGCTGTTGAGCCAGCGCCAAGATCTGACACTCACGGAAATATCGATTGCGCTGGGCAAATCCAAATCGGGCATGCACTCGATTTTGAACACGCTGCGGGAGCGCAGTTTCATCGAGAGGATCTCCAGCGGCGAATACCGCCTCGGCCCGCGCGCCTGGGAACTTGGCCGCGCGAGTTATTCGTTCGAGATCGACGAACTGGCCCGGCCGTTTCTCGCGCGGCTTGAGGAGCGAACAAGCGAAGGCGTGATCCACGGCGTGCTGGATGGTTTCGATGTGCTCTATCTCAGCATATTGCCGGGCAAGCAGGCCGTTCGGCTGAACGTGGAGGTGGCCGAGCGAATTCCGGCCAACATGACGTCAACGGGCATCTGCCTGCTTGCGGCGCTGCCGGACGAGGAGATCAGCAGACTGCTGCCCGAGATGTTCGAAAAGAGCACCGAGTTCAGCGTCTCCAACCCGAAGGCGCTGTGGCGGGAGATCGAGGCGGCCCGCGTCAAGGGGTACTCCATCATGAAACGGGGCTGGCACGTCGACGTAGGCGGCATGGCGAAGTGCGTGATGGACGAGCACGGCAAGGCCGTCTCGGCGATCTGCGTTTCGGCGCCACTCTATCGCGTCGACCAGAACTGGTATGACACTGTTCTCAAAGAGATCGAGTTCGCCGTTCGTTGCATCGAGGACCGCATGAACGACGGACGTCGCGACCGTGCGTCCGGCGGCTTCGGGCACAGGCGCTGAACCTCGCCGATCCGCGCCCGCTCACCTAGACAACAGCTCCGGCAGCCCGACGCTTAGGATCGGGAACAGGATCAGGATCAGCACGACCGCGCACAGCAAGGCGATAAAGGGAAGCACCGCAAGCGAGATCGCTTCAAGGGATACCTTGGCGATAGGCGCCGCCACGAACAGATTGGCGCCCAGCGGTGGAGTCAGGAAGCCGATCTCCGAGGTGATGACCAGCAAGATGCCGAACAGGATCGGATCGATGCCGACCGACACGCAGACCGGCAGCAGGATCGGCGTCAGCAGCACGATTGTCGCGAGCGTCTCCATGAATGTGCCGATGATGATCAGTCCGACGGCGATGATGATCATCACCACATAGACGTTGTCGGTATGCGAAAGGACGGCCTCCGACAGCATCTGCGGGATCTGGTACTGCGTCAGCAGCCGGCCGAAGGCGCCGGCCACGCCAACGATGATCGTCACGGTTCCACCGACCATGACCGACTTTACAAAGGCATCGACGAACTTCCTGAAGTTCAGTTCGCGGTACATGAAGAAGCCGACGACGAGCGCGTAATTGACCGCGATGATCGAGGCCTCGGTCGGTGTGAAAACGCCGCCGTAGATGCCGCCGAGCACGATGACCGGCGCCATCAGCGCCCAGCATCCGTTCCAGAACGCCCGTGCGATCTCGCGCGAGGAGGCCCGCTCGGTCCGCGCGGTATAGCCGTATCGACGGCATATCCACCAACTCGCGACGATCAGCACGAGGCGGGTCAACAATCCCGGCGCAACGCCGGCAATGAACATCTGTGTGACGGAAACATTGCCTACCACGGCGTAGATGATCATCGGCGTACTGGGCGGGATCATGATGCCGAGCGTGCCGCCGGTCGATGCTACGGCGCCTGCGAAGGGCGCCGGATAGCCACTTCGGATCATTGCCGGGATCATGATAGTGCCGATGGCCGCGACCGTGGCCGGCCCGGCACCCGACATTGCGGCGAAAAACATGCAGGAGACGATCGTCACCGCCGCGAACCCGCCAGTGACATGGCCAACCAGCGCCGACGCCATATCGGTCAGTTTGCATGAGACCCCACCGTATTCCATCAGATATCCGACAAGCACGAAGAACGGCACCGCTATCAGTGGAAACTGGTCAGTGGCGTGGTAGATCGTCTGCGGCAGGAACACTCCGGGAATGCCGGCGGCCAGGATCAGGCAGAGCGCGGCCGCGCCCAGCGCATGCGCGATCGGCACGCCGAGCGGGATCAGCAGTGTGAAAACACCGAAGAGGATGAGGGAAACCTGCACTGGATCCATGGCGTATTCCCCTCAATCCGTCGCCCAGCCCAGTCTTCGCAGTGCGATCCGCAGCCCCCTGAAGCGCGATGCTGACGGGCACGCTTAGAGCCTGGCTCGAAACTCGGTCAAACATAACAATACCTTGCGAGGCGTCTGGTGAGCAGTCGGATATGCGCGACGTTCGCCCACGCCTCGGACGAGGCGATGGATCGCTCCCAGTCCTTGGCGAGACGGCGGCATCTTCCAAGCCATGCGAAGGTGCGCTCGACAACCCATCGCCTTGGAATGATCTCGAACCCTTCGGCGCGATCAGATCGCTTGATGATCTCGATGCGCCAGTCGCCGAACCCGGTCAGGGCGCGGCGCAGTTTCTTCCCGGCATAGCCGCCGTCTGCGAAGACGTGGCGCAGCCACGGTCAGCGTCTGCGGATGGACGCCAGCACGAGCGGGGCGCCGTCGCGGTCCTGCACGCCGGCGCCGTGAACGACCAGGCCAACCATCAGCCCAATCGTATCGACCACCATGTGGCGCTTGCGGCCCCTGATCTTTTTCCCAGCGTCGTAGCCGCAAACCCCTCCCGCCTCTGTGGTTTTCACGCTCTGACTGTCGATCACGCCTGCGGTCGGAGACGCCTCGCGCCCCTCCAGCTCCCGTGACACCATCACCAGCGCATTGTTGAGTGCGGGCCAGAAGCCTTCGTCCCGCCAGCGGTAGAAGTAACGCTGCACGGTCGAAACAGGCGGAAACTCCGTCGGTAGATAGCGCCAAGGGCAGCCGGTCGAGGCGATGTAAAGGATCGCGTTCATCACCTCCCGCAGATCGGTCGTGCGCGGGCGGCCCAGACCGCGTCGATCAGGCATGTAGGCGGCGATCACCTCCCATTCCCGATCCGTCAGGTCGCTTGCATAGCGCGCTGACCGTCGCGCATATTCCGCGCGGGCGATATCATCCCAGGGCATCGGGCCTCCGTCAGTCGTTGCAAACCGACGTGAATCACAACCCTCTGATATCGCTCAACTCATTTCGGGGCGGGCTCTTAGGTCTTGATAGAGCGTCGAGAAAACTGGTCCGAACTTCCAAACCTGCGGGCACTCGTTGAGGATGGGGGTATCACGAGCCAAAGAAAACCCATGCGCAAAGTGAACGAGCTTTTGCGCCTTCATGTGCTCTATTGGTTTCCCTTCCGCGATCCCGAGCGCAATAAATTCATTAGCAACAGCCAAAGGTGAGTAAGCGTTAGCCATCACCCCCACCTCGCGCTTGCAGCCTTGCGCGCGATTTCGCTGCGCTGCTCGGCTGACAGGCTCTCCGCACGCGCTTTCCCGCCCGCCAAGCCGCTCTTGCGGCGTCCCGGCGCGGCCAGCGTCGTATCCTCGATTTCTCCGGTTGCGATCTTGGCAATCAAAACTGCATTGCCGATCACATCCGCCGGGCGCTTCTGGCCCTGTGGTCCTTTCGGCATGGTTTTCTCCCGTCTCGGCTTCCTGGCAACCGCCACCCCCATCGGGTGAGCGGAAACTACCATGCATCGCCGTTCTTATATATGAGATAATTCTCGAAAATGAGGATTCCAAGGCAGCGCGGCAAACTGATGCGGATGTTCGCGCGCGCGTGAGCGCAGGGAAATCTACCCTAATCATGGTCGTTCCCCGGCCGATTTTTCAAACTGAGACACCACCGCCCTTCTTCCCATGTTGACGCGCCGGGAACAGCAGCGGCCGCCAGAGCCAGGGTCTCTAGCAAACTCTCTCAATAGCGGCGCCTCAACTCAGATATTCTGGGTGGAATTCCGTCGCGTCGGAAGCACTGCCGTTCCTGCGCGCGCGGGAGCCGAGACGGTCAGTTGGGCGCGATGCCCGGCGGGTCCGGACCTGTCTCGGCGGGAGGTGCGGAACTAGTCCGCGCCAAAGACCGGATGCGTGGGTGCTCACAGCAAAGAGTATCCGCAACAAGATTGCCGCCTCGAAATGGAAGGGGAGGCGGATAGGGGGGAGCGCGCCCTTCGGTCACGACGTGAGGGAGAGATCGCTCACGATCAACGCATCCGAGGCGGCAACGGTGAGCGCTCTATTCGAGTTCCTTGAGGCGCGAAGGGTTCTCGCGGGCCGGTATCCTGCAACTCGTCGATCTGGATTTCTTGTCGCCGGTGCTTGTCGAGGCAATAGTCGAAGGCCGACAGCCTCCGAGTCTTACCTCTTCGCATCAGGCGAAGATCGAAGCTCCCGCCGAGTGGAGCCGCCAGGCGACGCTGCTCGCCGATACAACATAAGATCCAACGCCCGCCGATTCCGCAAACGTCAGTCCCGAAAACCGGCTTTGGAGACCGGCAGATGAAAGTCACCGTTTGTCGGGAGCGGTTGGCTGGGGAACCTGGATTCGAACCAGGACTAACGGAGTCAGAGTCCGTGGGTCTACCGTTAACCTATTCCCCAGTAGCCGCAGTCGGTCGAATAGTCGCCGGGGCGGCGGCTGTCAACATCCGGGCGGTCAGCTGTTAGTTTCGCGGATCTTCTCCGCCGCCTCTGCGTTGAAGACGACGCCGCCGTCGCGGAAGGTCTGGTCGAGTTCGCCGGAGAGCACCATCTCGGTGATGATGTCGCAGCCGCCGACGAATTCGCCCTTCACATAGAGTTGCGGAATCGTCGGCCAGTCCGAGAATGACTTGACGCCGTTCCGGATGGCCTCGTCCGCGAGGACATTCACGTCCTTGAACGGCACCTCCATGTAGTTCAGGATCGAGGCGACACGGCTGGAGAAGCCGCATTGCGGCATGGTCTTCGTGCCCTTCATGAAGAGCACCACGTCATTCGCCTGAATCTCCGCACGGATCGCGTCATGCGCGGGGTCGGTCGCCGTCTGGGCTGTTGTATCAGTCTCGGTCATCAATCAATCCTCAATCCGGCGCCCGCGTCGTCAGCGCGAGCGCGTGAAGTTCACCGCCCATGCGGCCCTTCAGCGCGGCGTAGACCATCTGGTGCTGCTGCACCCGGTTCTTGCCGCGAAATTCCTCCGCAGTGACGGTCGCTGCATAGTGGTCGCCGTCACCCGCGAGATCGGTGATCTCAACTTCCGCGGTGGGAAAGGCGCCGAGAATCAGCTTCTCGATCACCGTCGCTTCCATCGCCATCGCGGCACGCCCCTTCAGCCCTGTTTCAGATTCCGATGTAGTCTGGAACCGGCGCACGTGCAAGACGGGGCCGGCGCGGGCGGGAGGATCAGCCCATCATCCGCGGCAGCGCCCCCTCATGCGCGGCGCGGGCTTCCGCGAGCGCGACGGCGCGGTCGCCGATGACGATCCGGTCGCCTTCGACCTTGCCGACATGGCGCGCGGGGACGCCGGAATCGGCCGCCGTGTCAAGGAGCGCCTCCAGGCTGTCGCGGCCGCAGGCGAGAAGGTAGCGCGCCTGATCTTCGCCGAAGAACCATTCATGCAGCGGCGTCTCGGGATCCGAGAGAAGCTTGACGCCGACATCGCCCGCAAGCGCCATCTCGGCGGCCGCGACGCCGAGCCCGCCATCGGAAAGGTCGTGCACGGCGGAGATCAGTCCCTTCGCTTTCATCGTCCGCACGAATTCCCCTGCGCGGCGCTCGGCGTCGAGATCGACCGGCGGCGCATCGCCTTCATCGCGGCCGAAAAGCTCGACGAGATACGCTGACTGGCCCATCCAGCCCGTCGTCTCGCCGATCAGCACCAGCATGTCGCCGGCCCGGGGCGCGATGCCGATCATCTGGTCGAGATCGTCGAGAAGTCCGACGGCGCCGATCGTCGGGGTCGGCAGGATAGCGACGCCGTCGGTTTCGTTGTAGAGTGAGACATTGCCGGAGACGATCGGCATTCCAAGCGCGGCGCAGGCTTCGCCGATTCCCTTCACGCAGCCGACGAACTGGCCCATGATTTCCGGCTTCTCGGGGTTTCCGAAATTCAGGTTGTCGGTCGTCGCCAATGGCCTGGCGCCGGTGGCGCAGAGATTTCGATATGCCTCGGCGACCGCCTGCCTGCCGCCCATGCGGGGGTTGGCGCGGCAATAGCGCGGCGTCACGTCGGAGGTGAAAGCCAACGCTTTCGAGGTTCCGTGCACCCGGATCACCGCCGCGTCCGCGCCCGGGCCGACGACCGTGTCGGCCATCACGCTGTTGTCATACTGCTCCCAGACCCAGCGGCGCGAGCCGAGGTTGGGCGCGCCGAGAAGAGCAAGAAGGGCGTGGTCCATGTCCATCGCCGGAATCGGACCCAGCGAGGCGGGGGCGGGGGGCTCCACCCAGGGCCGGTCGTATTCGGGCGCGGAGCCGGAGAGGGTCTTGAGCGGCAGGTCGACCTTCACGTCGCCGCCATGGAGGACCAGAAAGCGATCCTCGGTGATGGTTTCGCCGACTATGGCGAAATCCAGATCCCATTTCTCGAAGACGGCGCGGGCCGCGTCCTCCTTTTCCGGGCGGAGCACCATCAGCATCCGCTCCTGGCTCTCGGAAAGCATCATCTCATAGGCGGTCATCCCGCGCTCGCGCACCGGCACGAGGTCGAGGTCGAGCCTGACGCCGAGCCCGCCCTTGTCGCCCATCTCGACGGCGGAGCAGGTCAGACCGGCGGCGCCCATGTCCTGGATCGAGATCACCGCGCCGGTCGCCATGAGTTCCAGCGTCGCCTCCATCAGGCGCTTTTCGGTGAACGGGTCGCCGACCTGCACGGTCGGGCGCTTCTCCTCTATCGTGTCGTCGAACTCGGCCGAGGCCATCGTCGCC encodes:
- the purL gene encoding phosphoribosylformylglycinamidine synthase subunit PurL, which codes for MNREPNVDEALAAAHGLNPDEYARILEICGRTPSYTELGVFSAMWNEHCSYKSSKKWLRTLPTTGPQVICGPGENAGIVDIGDGDAVVFKMESHNHPSYIEPYQGAATGVGGILRDVFTMGARPVAAMNALSFGRPEHPKTKSLVAGVVAGIGGYGNCFGVPTIGGELRFHAAYDGNCLVNAFAAGIARTDALFYSAASGVGMPVVYLGAKTGRDGVGGATMASAEFDDTIEEKRPTVQVGDPFTEKRLMEATLELMATGAVISIQDMGAAGLTCSAVEMGDKGGLGVRLDLDLVPVRERGMTAYEMMLSESQERMLMVLRPEKEDAARAVFEKWDLDFAIVGETITEDRFLVLHGGDVKVDLPLKTLSGSAPEYDRPWVEPPAPASLGPIPAMDMDHALLALLGAPNLGSRRWVWEQYDNSVMADTVVGPGADAAVIRVHGTSKALAFTSDVTPRYCRANPRMGGRQAVAEAYRNLCATGARPLATTDNLNFGNPEKPEIMGQFVGCVKGIGEACAALGMPIVSGNVSLYNETDGVAILPTPTIGAVGLLDDLDQMIGIAPRAGDMLVLIGETTGWMGQSAYLVELFGRDEGDAPPVDLDAERRAGEFVRTMKAKGLISAVHDLSDGGLGVAAAEMALAGDVGVKLLSDPETPLHEWFFGEDQARYLLACGRDSLEALLDTAADSGVPARHVGKVEGDRIVIGDRAVALAEARAAHEGALPRMMG
- a CDS encoding TRAP transporter large permease, with translation MDPVQVSLILFGVFTLLIPLGVPIAHALGAAALCLILAAGIPGVFLPQTIYHATDQFPLIAVPFFVLVGYLMEYGGVSCKLTDMASALVGHVTGGFAAVTIVSCMFFAAMSGAGPATVAAIGTIMIPAMIRSGYPAPFAGAVASTGGTLGIMIPPSTPMIIYAVVGNVSVTQMFIAGVAPGLLTRLVLIVASWWICRRYGYTARTERASSREIARAFWNGCWALMAPVIVLGGIYGGVFTPTEASIIAVNYALVVGFFMYRELNFRKFVDAFVKSVMVGGTVTIIVGVAGAFGRLLTQYQIPQMLSEAVLSHTDNVYVVMIIIAVGLIIIGTFMETLATIVLLTPILLPVCVSVGIDPILFGILLVITSEIGFLTPPLGANLFVAAPIAKVSLEAISLAVLPFIALLCAVVLILILFPILSVGLPELLSR
- a CDS encoding Panacea domain-containing protein, which translates into the protein MANAYSPLAVANEFIALGIAEGKPIEHMKAQKLVHFAHGFSLARDTPILNECPQVWKFGPVFSTLYQDLRARPEMS
- a CDS encoding IclR family transcriptional regulator, which gives rise to MDARLSKNSNVVTAIQRETGAARSSLKSGLDVLQLLSQRQDLTLTEISIALGKSKSGMHSILNTLRERSFIERISSGEYRLGPRAWELGRASYSFEIDELARPFLARLEERTSEGVIHGVLDGFDVLYLSILPGKQAVRLNVEVAERIPANMTSTGICLLAALPDEEISRLLPEMFEKSTEFSVSNPKALWREIEAARVKGYSIMKRGWHVDVGGMAKCVMDEHGKAVSAICVSAPLYRVDQNWYDTVLKEIEFAVRCIEDRMNDGRRDRASGGFGHRR
- a CDS encoding RNA-binding protein, yielding MPKGPQGQKRPADVIGNAVLIAKIATGEIEDTTLAAPGRRKSGLAGGKARAESLSAEQRSEIARKAASARWG
- the grxD gene encoding Grx4 family monothiol glutaredoxin translates to MTETDTTAQTATDPAHDAIRAEIQANDVVLFMKGTKTMPQCGFSSRVASILNYMEVPFKDVNVLADEAIRNGVKSFSDWPTIPQLYVKGEFVGGCDIITEMVLSGELDQTFRDGGVVFNAEAAEKIRETNS
- a CDS encoding BolA/IbaG family iron-sulfur metabolism protein encodes the protein MAMEATVIEKLILGAFPTAEVEITDLAGDGDHYAATVTAEEFRGKNRVQQHQMVYAALKGRMGGELHALALTTRAPD